From Pararhizobium sp. A13:
GCCCTGCAAGCCATCAATTTTTGTTGGGATCGGGTGATGAAAATCACCGGCCTGCATGCTATCTAAAACGGATCGACACCCCCGGCCCTTGAAGCTGGAGCAGGAAGGACACGACATATGAGCGGAATCAACGAATTTATCGACAACGAAGTAAAGAGCAACGACGTCGTTCTTTTCATGAAGGGCACGCCGCAATTCCCCCAATGTGGGTTCTCTGGCCAAGTGGTCCAGATGCTCGACTATATCGGTGTCGACTATAAGGGCATCAACGTGCTCGCCGATGCTGATCTTCGCCAGGGCATCAAGGACTATTCCAACTGGCCGACCATT
This genomic window contains:
- the grxD gene encoding Grx4 family monothiol glutaredoxin, which produces MSGINEFIDNEVKSNDVVLFMKGTPQFPQCGFSGQVVQMLDYIGVDYKGINVLADADLRQGIKDYSNWPTIPQLYIKGEFIGGCDIVREMFQAGELQSHFEEHGVAVKGAA